In the Desulfatiglans anilini DSM 4660 genome, one interval contains:
- a CDS encoding hydantoinase/oxoprolinase family protein, producing the protein MAERYSVDMDIGGTFTDAIFSSRRSMTLIKVDTTRHDLSVCFRKALERARETLGFESVRQCLSSVRVIRLSTSLSTNLILERKGLCIGLILAAGWKEAFLGKGIFPDGSGVLVEPEMVIEVGAESEESEVREAAYRLILRGADILVISLDGGKEGFLQAEERARAVIHRYYANHFIGSIPVVSGGQLSRIREYLPRTSRIVFNTYAHHAVSGPFLAIEDYLRENGYPHPLLLVHADGGTSRVSKSTAERTISSGAAAGVFGALRFSRIYGVKNALTVDIGGTSTELGVIRGGEMVWCGRGSEADSSRGLPIAVTIGIGGGSVVRLDDTGRVHLGPGSVGAFPGPACYGLGGAEPTLTDAFLILGYFDEGYFLGGERRLKRTLAEKVFQERVAGIWGVSCEEAALRVKEEAVGRIAEEIRTVIARFGLDPVNTALFAVGGCGGCMGCALCEAAGLRELRIFRQGSVFGAFGTSGMDVLHRYEEEVNLGLEPSAERGLEVCDRINGVVLALQRRAFQDMAAEGFQPEGIQFESALEITVEAIGTRWSCDCPTAFLWPGDWNAVRKRIGRLFGGDGAEVDGRGLRLVGIALTAVARVPHAEPDALVPFDEAGSTGLERRIYGQGGHWVDARVHRWDALKVPLKVSGPCILESRETTVVVSPGYEMALDKRRNARISRSDAVACFEGGLDEDFHH; encoded by the coding sequence TTGGCCGAGAGATACTCCGTCGACATGGACATCGGGGGGACTTTCACCGACGCGATCTTCTCGAGCAGACGCTCGATGACGTTGATCAAGGTGGATACGACGCGTCATGATTTGAGCGTCTGCTTCAGAAAGGCGCTCGAAAGGGCGCGGGAAACCTTGGGCTTCGAGTCTGTCCGCCAATGTCTTTCGTCTGTCCGGGTGATCCGTCTTTCGACGAGTCTGTCAACCAATCTGATCTTGGAGCGAAAGGGACTCTGTATAGGATTGATCCTGGCGGCGGGATGGAAAGAGGCCTTTCTTGGGAAAGGAATTTTTCCCGACGGTTCAGGGGTGCTTGTGGAGCCGGAGATGGTGATCGAGGTAGGGGCTGAATCCGAAGAATCGGAGGTCCGGGAAGCGGCTTACCGGCTGATTCTGAGGGGTGCCGACATACTGGTCATCAGTCTGGATGGAGGGAAGGAGGGCTTTCTGCAGGCCGAAGAGCGCGCCAGGGCCGTTATCCACCGGTACTACGCCAACCACTTCATCGGATCGATCCCCGTGGTCAGCGGCGGGCAACTGAGCCGGATCCGGGAGTATCTGCCGCGCACCAGCCGGATCGTTTTCAACACCTATGCCCACCATGCGGTCTCAGGACCCTTCCTGGCCATCGAAGACTATCTGCGGGAAAACGGGTATCCGCATCCGCTGCTGCTTGTGCACGCGGATGGAGGTACTTCGCGGGTATCGAAGTCCACGGCGGAGCGGACCATCAGCTCAGGGGCCGCTGCGGGGGTGTTCGGCGCGCTGAGATTCTCCCGGATCTATGGGGTAAAGAATGCCCTCACGGTGGACATCGGGGGGACAAGCACCGAGCTCGGCGTTATCCGGGGCGGCGAGATGGTGTGGTGCGGACGGGGGAGCGAAGCCGATTCTTCGCGAGGGTTGCCCATCGCTGTGACCATCGGGATCGGAGGCGGCTCGGTCGTCCGGTTGGACGACACGGGGCGGGTCCATCTGGGGCCGGGGAGTGTCGGGGCGTTTCCCGGACCTGCCTGCTATGGCCTGGGGGGTGCGGAGCCGACCCTGACGGATGCCTTTCTGATCCTGGGATACTTCGACGAAGGCTATTTCTTGGGTGGAGAAAGACGGTTGAAGCGGACTCTCGCCGAGAAGGTCTTTCAGGAGCGGGTCGCCGGCATATGGGGGGTTTCCTGTGAGGAGGCCGCCTTGCGCGTCAAGGAGGAGGCCGTCGGGCGGATTGCGGAAGAGATTCGGACGGTGATCGCGCGCTTCGGCCTCGATCCGGTGAACACGGCGCTTTTCGCTGTCGGCGGATGCGGCGGGTGCATGGGGTGCGCTTTGTGCGAGGCGGCGGGGCTCCGTGAACTCCGAATTTTCCGGCAGGGATCGGTCTTCGGCGCCTTCGGGACGAGCGGGATGGACGTGTTGCATCGCTATGAGGAAGAGGTGAACCTGGGCCTCGAGCCCTCTGCGGAGAGGGGTTTGGAGGTGTGCGACCGGATCAACGGTGTCGTTTTGGCCCTCCAGCGAAGAGCTTTTCAGGATATGGCGGCCGAGGGCTTCCAGCCGGAAGGAATCCAGTTCGAATCGGCCCTGGAGATCACGGTCGAAGCGATAGGGACCAGGTGGAGCTGTGATTGCCCCACGGCGTTTCTATGGCCGGGGGATTGGAATGCCGTCCGAAAGCGGATCGGGCGGCTTTTTGGCGGGGACGGGGCCGAGGTCGACGGGCGCGGCCTTCGACTCGTGGGGATCGCCCTGACGGCTGTGGCGCGTGTCCCTCATGCGGAGCCCGATGCCCTGGTGCCTTTCGACGAGGCCGGCAGTACCGGCCTCGAAAGGCGGATTTACGGCCAGGGGGGGCATTGGGTCGACGCCCGCGTTCATCGGTGGGATGCGTTGAAGGTCCCCCTGAAGGTCTCGGGTCCCTGCATCCTCGAAAGTCGGGAAACGACCGTGGTCGTTTCCCCGGGATATGAGATGGCGCTCGACAAACGTCGAAATGCGAGGATTTCCCGATCCGATGCGGTGGCGTGTTTCGAGGGAGGGCTGGATGAAGATTTCCATCACTGA
- a CDS encoding acetone carboxylase subunit gamma → MKISITEYLDIDLEAEQWCCNRCGRLLGQARDNYKKGCLIFDRDPRSIYPPVIEGTYTFAPDPEWIRIVEFYCPRCGTMIENEFLPPGHPLTWDIEIDIDALKRRHRF, encoded by the coding sequence ATGAAGATTTCCATCACTGAATATCTGGACATCGATCTCGAGGCCGAGCAATGGTGCTGCAACCGCTGTGGGCGACTGCTGGGCCAGGCCCGGGACAACTACAAAAAGGGGTGCCTGATCTTCGATCGCGACCCCCGTTCGATTTACCCACCGGTGATCGAGGGGACTTACACGTTTGCGCCGGACCCGGAATGGATCCGGATCGTCGAATTCTACTGCCCGCGCTGCGGCACCATGATCGAAAACGAATTCCTTCCGCCAGGGCATCCCCTGACCTGGGACATCGAAATCGATATCGATGCGTTGAAGCGCCGACACCGCTTTTAG